One genomic segment of Strix aluco isolate bStrAlu1 chromosome 14, bStrAlu1.hap1, whole genome shotgun sequence includes these proteins:
- the PSME3IP1 gene encoding PSME3-interacting protein, producing the protein MDGGDGTADLVINKRFVSESELEERRKRRQEEWEKVRKPEDPEECPEEAYDPRSLYERLQEQREKKQQEFEEQFKFKNMVRGLDEDETHFLDEVSRQQELLEKQRREEELKELNEYRSTLTKVGVSMDPKKETEKKLPMKSVENKNKFSQAKLLAGAVKHRSSDGGNSVKRLKLDTDHDEKNQEKPSCVPLGSSSVGGSTVHCPSAAVCIGILPGLGAYSGSSDSESSSDSEGTINSTGKIVSSVFRSNSFFDGP; encoded by the exons ATGGATGGGGGAGATGGTACTGCTGACCTTGTGATTAACAAGAGGTTTGTGTCTGAATCGGAGCTGGAGGAGCGGCGAAAGAGGAGGCAAGAGGAATGGGAAAAGGTCCGAAAACCTGAGGATCCAGAAG AATGCCCAGAGGAGGCATATGACCCACGTTCGTTGTATGAAAGACTTCAGGAACAgagggaaaagaagcagcaggagttTGAGGAGCAATTTAAATTCA AAAATATGGTAAGAGGCTTAGATGAAGATGAGACACATTTCCTTGATGAGGTTTCTCGGCAGCAGGAGCTACTAGAAAAGCAACGAAGAGAAGAAGAGCTGAAAGAACTAAACGAATACAGA AGCACTCTCACCAAAGTGGGAGTCAGTATGGACCCAAAGAAGGAAACTGAGAAGAAATTGCCcatgaagtcagtggaaaacaAGAACAAATTCTCTCAGGCAAAGCTGTTGGCAGGAGctgtgaaacacagaag ttcagATGGTGGTAACAGTGTGAAGAGGTTGAAACTAGATACTGATCACGATGAAAAGAATCAAG AAAAACCATCCTGTGTTCCCTTGGGGAGCAGCTCAGTGGGAGGCTCCACAGTCCACTGTCCCTCAGCAGCCGTGTGCATTGGGATCCTGCCTGGCCTGGGCGCCTACTCGGGGAGCAGCGATTCGGAGTCCAGCTCAGACAGCGAAGGCACTATAAATTCCACTGGAAAGATCGTCTCTTCTGTCTTTCGTAGCAACAGTTTCTTTGATGGTCCATAA